From Podospora bellae-mahoneyi strain CBS 112042 chromosome 3, whole genome shotgun sequence, the proteins below share one genomic window:
- the FIP1 gene encoding Cleavage polyadenylation factor subunit fip1 (COG:A; EggNog:ENOG503NYKM; BUSCO:EOG09264OAU), with the protein MSSSQPPMDIDEDEDFYGDSDQESTPATTTTAQPAATAAAPPAAPKNDSNSDLEEGEEEDEGGEMDEDEDSDIDIITERKDNSQPAPPPQSKYSEIRNIPQRSTTAPEGAPPKQSPSVPREEPRQQQQTELPPVSTSKIDINAIPIHKPTGKPLTQVNIDEDLPDNDKPWRKPGTDLSDYFNYGFDEFTWALYAQKQEAMRGEYNQDAIAQNNTKMMEEMTKMMMMGGMMPGAGGPGGPGMGVPGGGPQMQGMDGMAPEMQAMMQQMMASGMDPSQMGDMSGMFQGGQQPGGPGGQQGQGGFGQGGFGGNQGQGYGYDQQMGGGRGRGRRGRW; encoded by the exons ATGTCTTCATCACAGCCCCCCATGGATatcgacgaggacgaggacttTTATGGTGACTCCGATCAGGAGTCCACCCCcgcgaccaccaccactgcccaACCTGCtgcgactgctgctgctcccccGGCCGCCCCCAAGAACGACAGCAACTCCGATCTAGAGGaaggcgaagaggaagacgaagGCGGCGAgatggacgaggacgaggataGT GacatcgacatcatcaccgagagAAAAGACAACTCCCAGCCCGCCCCTCCACC ACAATCCAAATACAGCGAGATCCGAAATATTCCCCAACGATCAACAACCGCCCCCGAAGGcgcccccccaaaacaatcCCCCTCCGTCCCCCGCGAGGAGCcccgccagcaacaacaaaccgAGCTACCCCCGGTGTCAACCTCCAAGATCGATATCAACGCCATCCCGATCCACAAGCCCACCGGCAAGCCCCTCACACAAGTAAACATCGACGAAGACCTCCCAGACAACGACAAGCCCTGGCGCAAACCGGGCACCGATCTGTCGGATTACTTCAACTACGGCTTTGACGAGTTCACCTGGGCTCTCTATGCCCAAAAGCAGGAGGCCATGCGCGGGGAGTATAACCAGGATGCTATCGCTCAGAACAACACaaagatgatggaggagatgaccaagatgatgatgatgggcggcATGATgcctggtgctggtgggccAGGCGGACCGGGGATGGGTGTTCCTGGCGGTGGTCCTCAAATgcaggggatggatgggatggcaCCAGAGATGCAGGCGATGATGCAGCAGATGATGGCGAGTGGGATGGATCCGAGTCAGATGGGCGATATGAGTGGCATGTTCCAGGGTGGGCAGCAACCTGGTGGTCCTGGTGGGcagcaaggtcaaggagggtttggtcaaggtgggtttggggggaatCAAGGTCAGGGTTATGGATATGACCAGcagatgggtggtgggagagggagaggaagaagggggaggtggtaa
- the NUP49 gene encoding Nucleoporin nup49/NSP49 (Nuclear pore protein nup49/NSP49) (COG:U; COG:Y; EggNog:ENOG503P1PN), with product MFGRSASGPGGLSINTGGANLFGSGTTQQTPAAGGGLFGSTTTTQPAQQGTSLFGGTSTATTQPQQPTSSLFGTTATSQPQQSGGLLGQTTTTPQAQTGGLFGNKLGTTQPAQPQQQQQTGGLFGGGIATTTQQPQTMSLFGGATMQQTQPQQSGGLFGATPQQPQQQQGGLFGGTSTTTGTSMFGTKPDAPAATSLFGGGSLGQSTMQQPAQQQVPGLTMGQTAKQSVVPGVRIDLSNIRSTTRFNDLQETLQKEIADIDDRIQKCIRDYEAVEAFLPSHGELLSAIPTDVSFVSRKSEGAHRALESDIDAINQLHELIKTDADNARLSFKAIDNLKLPVQYHQTGLWSKGGSTGAGDANAESNSDLITFFSKTADEMDTMMNRFEKNLGEIEVHLHGVQGNMMEALQRAAAGNRPGQNGVDENVLELAAVLREFEEGILKVAGKVGGLKEGITELQLKDFMGHGS from the exons ATGTTTGGGAGATCAGCTAGTGGCCCCGGGGgcctcagcatcaacacgGGCGGCGCCAATCTTTT CGGCAGCGGCACGACACAGCAAACTCCCGCGGCAGGCGGTGGACTTTTTGGATCAACAACCACGACCCAGCCCGCCCAGCAAGGGACATCTCTGTTTGGCGGTACCAGCACGGCGACGActcaaccacagcagccaacCAGCTCCCTGTTCGGCACGACAGCAACTTCGCAGCCTCAGCAGAGCGGAGGTCTTCTTGGTCAaacaacgacaacaccacaggCTCAGACCGGAGGTCTATTCGGGAACAAGCTAGGCACAACACAGCCagctcaacctcaacagcagcaacaaactGGTGGTCTCTTTGGCGGTGGCATCGCGACGACTACGCAACAGCCTCAGACCATGAGCCTGTTTGGAGGAGCGACGATGCAGCAGACCCAGCCTCAGCAATCTGGTGGTCTCTTTGGCGCGACACCACAgcaacctcagcagcagcaaggaggCCTTTTTGGAGGCACATCTACCACCACAGGTACCAGTATGTTTGGAACCAAGCCAGATGCTCCCGCAGCCACCTCACTTTT cggcggcggcagcctcggcCAGTCAACGATGCAACAACCAGCCCAACAACAGGTTCCCGGCCTCACCATGGGCCAGACAGCCAAGCAATCCGTCGTCCCAGGCGTCCGCATCGACCTGTCCAACATCCGCTCCACCACCCGCTTCAACGACCTCCAAGAAACCCTCCAGAAAGAAATCGCCGACATTGATGATAGGATCCAGAAATGTATCCGGGATTACGAAGCCGTGGAAGCTTTCTTGCCCTCCCACGGCGAACTGCTCTCTGCCATCCCCACCGACGTCAGCTTCGTCAGCCGCAAGTCCGAGGGCGCCCATCGCGCCCTAGAAAGCGACATTGACGCCATCAACCAGCTCCACGAGCTGATCAAGACCGATGCCGACAACGCGAGGCTGTCCTTTAAGGCTatcgacaacctcaagctTCCGGTTCAGTACCACCAGACGGGGCTGTGGTCAAAGGGAGGATCTACCGGAGCGGGCGACGCCAATGCGGAGAGTAACTCGGATTTGATCACGTTCTTCAGCAAGACGGCGGATGAGATGGACACGATGATGAATAGGTTTGAGAAGAACCTGGGCGAGATCGAGGTTCATCTTCACGGCGTGCAGGGCAACATGATGGAGGCGCTGCAGAGGGCCGCAGCTGGGAACCGCCCTGGGCAGAacggggtggatgagaaTGTGCTCGAGCTGGCGGCGGTTCTTAGGGAATTCGAGGAGGGCATTCTCAAGGTGGCTGGCaaggttggggggttgaaggaggggattACGGAGCTGCAGCTCAAGGATTTCATGGGGCATGGGAGTTAG
- the RPC31 gene encoding DNA-directed RNA polymerase III subunit C31 (EggNog:ENOG503P5M4; COG:K) codes for MFRGGRGGRGRGRGGPMMGNRREIAQNSVPWAIDPKDGIFIDGKPSDTYPVWNVPKPPTLTKKEEKQLDYFLIFREQAHDSPLYTEPPPRSKDSRKRAYGQAQINSRYADESKATIDPFTAIETYSKRFERKKRTLPDFSNLPFAKEFFPTELHATLDGLDDPNADRKRRRTGPKKLAVSNITSYGAGDLDGDGDEVNGEPDFRKALELLDNVEKLDGEDAFLSGEEDEWGNEDEDNEDAADAEAADQYEDESEDDYNAEQYFENDDDDYGDDGGDDGGEGVF; via the exons ATGTTCAgaggcgggcgaggaggtcgtgGCCGTGGCCGCGGCGGTCCCATGATGGGCAACAGGCGCGAGATCGCACAAAACAGCGTTCCATGGGCCATTGACCCAAAAGACGGCATCTTCATCGATGGAAAACCCAGTGATACCTACCCA GTCTGGAACgtcccaaaaccaccaaccctcaccaaaaaagaagagaaacagCTCGACTACTTCCTCATCTTTCGCGAGCAAGCCCACGACAGCCCTCTCTACACAGAACCCCCTCCGCGATCAAAAGACTCGCGGAAGCGCGCCTACGGCCAGGCCCAGATCAACTCCCGCTACGCCGACGAGAGCAAAGCGACGATAGACCCCTTCACAGCCATCGAGACGTACAGCAAGCGGTTTGAGCGCAAGAAGCGCACCCTCCCCGATTTCAGCAACCTCCCTTTTGCCAAGGAGTTCTTCCCAACCGAGCTACACGCGACATTGGACGGTCTTGACGATCCGAATGCCGATAGAAAGAGGCGCAGGACAGGGCCCAAGAAGTTGGCCGTGTCCAACATTACGAGCTACGGTGCGGGGGatttggatggggatggtgacgAGGTCAATGGAGAGCCGGACTTCCGTAAGGCTCTGGAGCTGCTCGATAatgtcgagaagctggatggagaggatgcgTTCTTgtcgggcgaggaggatgaatgGGGTAACGAAGATGAAGATAATGAGGATGCGGCGGATGCCGAGGCTGCGGATCAGTACGAGGACGAGTCGGAAGATGATTACAACGCGGAGCAGTACTTTGAgaatgacgatgatgattatggggatgacgggggtgatgatggtggcgagggtgtgTTTTAG
- a CDS encoding hypothetical protein (EggNog:ENOG503NYGT): MDNVPISGLDELNNHLDDLIQDPNLAIIPKLFDDVELQLTDSNIPPLIPSLLPKLTQILQQYNDDPAVIVSLTIKLLRPISFTQVLQLASEDSLNQALTSPAPAAQLLGLTILHKAAKTPTDAAILSVMPSLVTSLLTAWLSSPKVEVGQKASKVLGDLLDIDCPRPPPPPPPVITTGTTPSHHELVLRRVPGKGELWKLIFHQPSTYNLLLDLISGRHPGTANNTSQLSLAQGRTLRILPRLAALNIDAIASSNILAPTPIHLTNGHLTDDDSDTEMNGATRNENAATNPPQQGEGLLQYAALRMVDKRDALMHLNLVDFFEAFVSLMRITEYSAVKEAIVKGLLRDAVPHDDMLRGALDTLPDRTVAEEADDLRAWLRVVMPPVAEVPLR, encoded by the coding sequence ATGGATAACGTCCCCATCTCTGGGCTCGACGAGCTCAACAACCATCTTGACGACCTCATTCAAGATCCAAACCtcgccatcatccccaagcTCTTCGATGATGTGGAGCTTCAGCTCACAGACTCCAACATCCCGCCTCTCATCCCCTCActcctccccaagctcaCTCAAATCCTCCAACAATACAACGACGACCCAGCCGTGATCGTCTCCCTGACCatcaagctcctccgccCTATATCCTTCACCCAAGTCCTCCAGCTCGCCTCCGAAGACTCCCTCAACCAAGctctcacctcccccgccccagcagcccaACTCCTAGGCCTGACCATCCTCCACAAAGCCGCCAAAACCCCCACCGAtgccgccatcctctccgtCATGCCCTCCCtcgtcacctccctcctcacagcctggctctcctccccaaaagtAGAAGTCGGCCAAAAAGCCTCCAAAGTCCTAGGAGACCTCCTAGACATCGACTGCCcccgtccaccacccccaccacccccagtAATCACCACCGGAACCACCCCTTCTCATCACGAACTCGTCCTCCGCCGCGTCCCCGGCAAGGGTGAACTCTGGAAACTCATCTTCCACCAACCATCCACCTacaaccttctcctcgacctcaTCTCAGGCCGCCATCCAGGAACAGCAAACAACACCTCCcagctctccctcgcccaagGGAGGACCCTCCGTATCCTACCACgcttggcagccttgaaCATTGACGCCATCGCTTCATCTAACATCCTAGCCCCAacacccatccacctcaccaaTGGCCATCTAACGGATGATGACTCTGACACGGAAATGAACGGCGCAACAAGAAATGAAAACGCGGCCACTAACCCTCCCCAGCAAGGAGAGGGGTTGCTGCAATACGCAGCGTTGAGGATGGTTGACAAGAGGGACGCGCTGATGCACCTCAACCTGGTGGACTTTTTCGAGGCGTTTGTCAGTTTGATGCGGATAACCGAGTATTCGGCTGTCAAGGAGGCGATTGTCAAGGGTTTGCTGAGGGATGCGGTGCCGCATGATGATATGCTCAGGGGCGCGCTGGACACATTACCGGATCGgacggtggcggaggaggcggatgactTGAGGGcgtggttgagggtggttATGCCTCCGGTTGCGGAGGTGCCGTTGCGTTGA
- the SEC7 gene encoding guanine nucleotide exchange protein for ADP-robosylation factor (COG:U; BUSCO:EOG092602UY; EggNog:ENOG503NU1X): MSSFAFVVSALDRIAQHAGRNKQLTELAEKALAALKENDQDLPDPEVVFAPLQLATKTGTVPLTTTALDCIGKLISYSYFTAPSARAPSQDGSEQAPLIERAIDTICDCFQGEGTPGEIQVQIVKSLLAAVLNDKIIVHGAGLLKAVRQVYNIFLLSRITSNQQIAQGTLTQMVGTVFERVKTRIHMREARAQLGQKPSHSSLTIDRSDDQDTQTEKGDNDEGATPLDEKSEAGGKLTLKDLEHRKSFDDSHMGDGPTMVSQVKPAKKSTRSVSEQSLAEAAHEDTPEALDAEDEAYIRDAYLIFRSFCNLSTKVLTPEQLYDMRGQGMRSKLISLHIVHTLLNNNIGVFTSPFCTITNTKSNEPTSFLQAIKYYLCLSITRNGASSVDRVFDVCCEIFWLMMKYLRAPFKKEIEVFLNEIYLALLARKNAPLSQKLAFVGILRRLCDDPRALVEMYLNYDCDRNVDNIFQRIVEDLSKFATATIPMTPMQEQQYEDSHAKNGAGEWQLKSVLPPPLTAAMITNPHDTDGDVPKEYAIKRVALDSLVETLRSLLHWSEPGRPELNGGGGEVERRASSDEIRESIDPSMSENVPRIDTPIPPSTPVIDDDPDQLEKEKARKTALSNAIKIFNYKPKNGIKLLLRDGFIPSDKPEDIAQFLLREDRLDKAQIGEYLGEGDQKNIDIMHAFVDLMDFRKKRFVEALREFLQSFRLPGEAQKIDRFMLKFANRYMTGNPNAFANADTPYVLAYSVIMLNTDLHSSQVVKRMTKADFIKNNRGINDNADLPDEYLLGIYDDIQSNEIVLKSEREAAALAGTLPAQSTGIAAGFGQAFSNVGRDLQREAYVQQSEEIALRSEQLFRDLYRSQRKNASKAGTKFIPATSFKHVGPIFDVTWMSFFSALSGLMQRTHNLTVNKLCLEGMKLATRIACFFDLATPREAFISVLKNIANLNNPQEMQAKNVEALKVILELGQTEGNRLRESWKDVLLCISQLDRLQLISGGVDESAVPDVSKARFVPQPAGRPDTADSRKSTSSSKKNRPRAHTGPQGVSLEIALESRSDEVIKSVDRIFTNSANLSREAIVHFARALTEVSWDEIRVSGSNESPRTYSLQKIVEISSYNMTRVRFEWTHIWDVLGEHFNRVGCHANYTIVVFALDALRQLSMRFMDIEELAGFKFQKDFLKPFEHVMSNSSDNRVKDMILHCLVQMIQARGENIRSGWRTMFGVFTVAARDPSENIVNLAYEHVIQVYKTRFGVIISQGAFTDLIVCLTEFSKNMKFQKKSLQAMETLKSIIPAMLRAPECPLSHRTKKVESDALVMEQHRGTSVEEGFWFPVLFAFHDVLMTGEDLEVRSNALNYFFESLLRYGGDFPSEFWDILWRQQLYPIFMVLRSRPEMTNALNHEELSVWLSTTMIQALRNMITLFTHYFDALEYMLDRFLELLALCICQENDTIARIGSNCLQQLILQNVTKFTPEHWSKIVGAFCELFERTTAYQLFSATTINSTASLSPPPNGLDFGAALSPTSEAHPVDEKSLKINGTESNGHVSDTEVPPIVVESSPETDASPASANPSAMAATPITPQLEEFKPTNTLQQQPVVVTAARRKFFNRIISRCVLQLLMIETVNELFSNDAVYAQIPSAELLRLMALLKKSFLFAKRFNADKELRMRLWREGFMKQPPNLLKQESGSAATYVAILFRMFGDKSPQRQDSKGDVEAALVPLCQDIIRGYITLDEESQHRNIVAWRPVVVDVLEGFAGFPEESFREHIKNFYPLVVELLGKELGSELRGALLGVLRRVGEVGLGIENMGLCTAGLNGEGGQVGGHHGRSHSVFSVQAGHQGDGGEDPSSRFMGRG, from the exons ATGAGCTCTTTCGCATTTGTGGTGTCCGCCTTGGACAGAATCGCCCAACATGCCGGCCGCAACAAGCAACTGACCGAGCTTGCCGAAAAGGCACTTGCCGCCCTCAAAGAGAACGACCAGGACCTTCCGGACCCCGAAGTTGTCTTTGCGCCCCTCCAACTGGCCACCAAAACAGGCACCGTCCCTCTCACGACAACCGCGCTCGACTGCATTGGCAAGCTCATCTCCTATTCCTACTTCACAGCGCCCTCCGCCCGCGCCCCATCACAAGATGGCTCTGAGCAGGCGCCGCTCATTGAGCGTGCCATTGATACAATCTGCGATTGCTTCCAGGGAGAGGGAACCCCGGGCGAGATCCAGGTGCAGATTGTCAAGTCTCTGCTTGCGGCGGTGCTCAACGACAAGATCATTGTGCACGGCGCAGGGCTGTTGAAGGCGGTGCGACAGGTCTACAACATCTTCTTGCTCTCCAGGATTACCTCCAACCAGCAAATTGCCCAGGGGACGCTCACACAGATGGTTGGCACTGTCTTTGAGAGAGTCAAGACCCGGATACACATGAGAGAGGCACGGGCGCAACTGGGACAAAAGCCCAGCCACAGCAGCCTGACCATTGATCGATCAGACGACCAGGATACACAGACGGAGAAGGGCGATAACGATGAGGGAGCCACACCGCTGGACGAAAAGAGCGAGGCTGGCGGGAAGCTCACGCTCAAGGATCTTGAACACCGCAAGAGTTTCGACGACTCTCACATGGGCGACGGGCCTACCATGGTGTCCCAGGTCAAGCCGGCAAAGAAATCAACAAGATCAGTTTCGGAGCAGAGTTTGGCAGAGGCGGCGCACGAGGACACGCCCGAGGCGCtggatgccgaggacgaggcctACATCAGGGATGCCTACCTCATCTTCCGATCCTTCTGCAACCTGTCCACCAAGGTCCTGACCCCAGAACAGCTCTATGACATGCGCGGTCAAGGAATGCGCTCCAAACTGATCTCTCTCCATATTGTTCACACGTTGCTGAATAACAACATCGGCGTCTTTACCTCTCCGTTCTgtaccatcaccaacacaaaGAGCAACGAGCCCACGAGCTTCTTACAGGCCATTAAATACTACCTATGTCTCAGCATCACCCGCAACGGCGCAAGCTCTGTGGATAGGGTGTTTGATGTGTGCTGTGAGATTTTCTGGCTCATGATGAAGTACCTCCGAGCTCCCTTCAAG AAAGAGATTGAGGTATTCCTTAATGAAATTTATCTTGCTCTCCTGGCCCGGAAGAACGCCCCTCTTTCTCAAAAGCTCGCCTTTGTTGGCATCCTGAGGAGGTTGTGTGATGATCCTCGGGCCTTGGTGGAAATGTATCTCAACTATGACTGTGACAGAAATGTGGACAACATTTTCCAAAGGATAGTGGAGGACCTGTCCAAGTTCGCAACAGCCACGATACCGATGACGCCGATGCAAGAACAGCAATATGAGGACAGCCATGCTAAGAACGGGGCTGGCGAGTGGCAGCTCAAGAGTGTcttaccccctccccttacTGCCGCTATGATCACAAACCCACACGATACGGATGGCGATGTTCCCAAGGAATATGCGATCAAGCGAGTGGCCCTTGACTCGTTGGTTGAAACGTTGCGGTCACTGCTTCATTGGTCAGAGCCTGGCCGACCTGAGCTCaatggtggcggtggggaggtagAAAGAAGAGCGTCCAGCGATGAGATCAGGGAATCGATTGATCCCTCCATGAGCGAGAACGTACCCCGCATCGACACACCAATCCCGCCATCGACCCCGGTGATTGACGACGACCCAGAccagctggagaaggaaaaggcaagAAAGACTGCGTTGAGCAACGCCATCAAGATCTTCAATTATAAGCCCAAAAATGGCATCAAGCTTCTGCTCAGGGATGGCTTCATTCCAAGCGACAAGCCTGAAGACATCGCCCAGTTCTTGCTGCGCGAGGATAGGTTGGACAAGGCGCAAATCGGAGAATACCTGGGAGAAGGCGACCAAAAGAATATCGACATCATGCACGCCTTTGTTGACCTGATGGATTTCCGAAAGAAGCGCTTCGTCGAGGCTCTGAGGGAGTTTTTGCAGTCTTTCCGTCTGCCTGGTGAAGCCCAGAAGATTGATCGCTTCATGTTGAAGTTTGCCAACAGATACATGACCGGCAACCCCAATGCTTTTGCCAACGCCGACACTCCTTACGTGCTTGCTTACTCGGTCATCATGCTAAATACCGATTTGCACAGCTCCCAAGTCGTCAAGCGGATGACCAAGGCTGACTTTATCAAAAACAATCGGGGTATCAACGACAATGCTGATTTGCCGGACGAGTATCTCTTGGGTATCTACGACGACATCCAAAGCAACGAGATCGTTTTGAAGAGTGAGCGAGAAGCCGCAGCCCTTGCAGGTACTCTTCCTGCGCAGTCGACCGGTATTGCGGCTGGATTCGGCCAGGCCTTCTCGAATGTTGGGAGAGACCTGCAGCGCGAGGCGTACGTCCAGCAGTCGGAGGAGATTGCGCTGCGCTCAGAACAGCTATTCAGGGACCTCTACCGCAGCCAGCGGAAGAATGCCTCCAAGGCTGGCACAAAGTTCATCCCAGCAACGTCTTTCAAGCATGTTGGGCCAATCTTTGATGTCACTTGgatgtccttcttctctgctcTTTCCGGCTTGATGCAAAGGACACACAATCTTACTGTCAACAAGCTGTGCTTGGAAGGCATGAAGCTGGCCACCAGGATCGCTTGTTTCTTTGATCTGGCCACTCCCCGGGAGGCCTTCATCTCGGTGCTCAAGAATATCGCCAATCTCAACAATCCACAAGAGATGCAGGCCAAGAACGTTGAGGCTCTCAAGGTCATCTTAGAGCTTGGCCAGACAGAAGGAAACCGGCTCAGGGAGTCCTGGAAGGATGTTCTGCTCTGTATCAGCCAACTTGATCGGCTGCAGCTCATCTCTGGTGGCGTGGACGAAAGTGCTGTTCCAGACGTTTCCAAGGCACGATTTGTCCCACAACCAGCTGGACGACCAGACACGGCCGACTCTCGAAAGTCTACATCCTCTTCCAAGAAAAACAGGCCACGAGCCCACACCGGCCCACAAGGAGTATCGCTCGAGATTGCACTCGAAAGCCGATCTGATGAGGTGATCAAGAGCGTCGACAGGATATTTACAAACAGCGCCAACCTGTCGAGAGAAGCCATCGTTCACTTTGCCCGCGCCTTGACCGAAGTCAGCTGGGATGAGATCAGAGTGTCTGGGTCAAATGAGTCTCCTCGCACTTACAGTCTGCAAAAGATTGTAGAGATTAGTTCTTACAACATGACGCGTGTCAGGTTTGAGTGGACTCACATTTGGGACGTTCTTGGTGAACACTTCAACCGAGTAGGATGCCACGCCAACTACACGATTGTCGTTTTTGCCCTGGATGCTCTCCGTCAGCTTTCGATGCGTTTCATGGATATCGAGGAACTTGCTGGTTTCAAGTTCCAAAAAGACTTCCTCAAGCCCTTTGAGCACGTCATGTCCAACTCAAGCGACAACAGAGTCAAGGACATGATCCTTCACTGCCTGGTTCAAATGATCCAGGCTCGTGGAGAGAACATCCGCTCCGGCTGGAGGACGATGTTTGGAGTCTTTACCGTAGCCGCAAGGGACCCATCAGAGAACATTGTCAACCTCGCCTACGAGCACGTCATTCAGGTCTACAAGACCAGGTTTGGCGTCATCATTTCTCAGGGCGCCTTCACCGATCTTATTGTATGCTTGACGGAATTCTCCAAGAACATGAAGTTCCAGAAGAAGAGTCTCCAGGCAATGGAGACGCTCAAGTCAATCATTCCGGCCATGCTCAGGGCGCCTGAATGCCCGCTCTCTCACAGGACTAAGAAGGTCGAGTCCGATGCTTTGGTCATGGAACAGCATAGAGGCACCTCGGTCGAGGAAGGGTTCTGGTTCCCGGTCCTGTTTGCTTTCCATGATGTCTTGATGACAGGTGAAGACCTCGAGGTCCGGTCCAATGCATTGAACTACTTTTTTGAATCGCTTCTGCGGTATGGTGGGGACTTCCCCTCGGAGTTTTGGGATATTCTTTGGAGACAGCAGCTTTATCCCATTTTTATGGTTCTCCGCTCGAGGCCAGAGATGACCAATGCGCTCAACCACGAGGAGCTGTCGGTGTGGCTCTCAACAACCATGATCCAAGCCCTTCGCAACATGATCACGCTCTTCACTCACTACTTTGACGCCCTCGAGTACATGTTGGACCGGTTTTTGGAGCTCCTGGCTCTCTGCATTTGTCAGGAGAACGACACCATTGCTCGAATTGGCAGCAACTGTCTGCAGCAGCTCATTCTCCAGAACGTCACCAAGTTCACTCCCGAGCACTGGTCCAAGATCGTCGGTGCCTTTTGCGAGCTGTTTGAGAGGACGACAGCATACCAGCTCTTttccgccaccaccatcaattCAACCGCTTCGTTGTCGCCACCTCCCAACGGGCTGGACTTTGGTGCTGCCCTGAGCCCAACCTCGGAGGCTCACCCAGTCGACGAGAAGTCTCTTAAAATCAACGGCACAGAGTCCAACGGCCACGTTTCCGACACCGAAGTGCCACCCATCGTGGTGGAAAGCAGCCCAGAAACAGACGCCTCAcccgcctccgccaacccctcggccatggcagccACCCCAATCACCCCACAACTGGAAGAATTCAAGCCCACCAACACgctccagcaacagccggTAGTCGTCACAGCCGCCCGGCGCAAGTTTTTTAACCGTATCATCTCCCGCTgcgtcctccagctcctcatGATTGAAACGGTCAACGAGCTCTTCTCCAACGACGCCGTCTACGCGCAGATTCCCTCCGCCGAACTCTTGCGCCTGATGGCCCTCCTCAAGAAATCTTTCCTCTTCGCCAAGCGCTTCAACGCGGATAAGGAGCTGCGGATGAGGCTCTGGAGGGAAGGGTTCATGAAGCAGCCTCCCAACCTGCTCAAGCAAGAATCCGGCAGCGCGGCAACGTACGTCGCGATTTTGTTTAGGATGTTTGGGGACAAGTCGCCTCAGCGACAGGACAGcaagggggatgtggaggcTGCGCTTGTGCCGCTTTGCCAGGATATTATACGGGGGTATATCACGCTGGATGAGGAGTCTCAGCACAGGAACATTGTGGCATGGAGGCCGGTGGTAGTGGATGTGCTGGAGGGGTTTGCCGGGTTCCCGGAGGAGAGTTTCAGGGAGCATATCAAGAACTTTTACCCCTTGGTTGTGGAGTTGTTGGggaaggagttggggagtGAGCTGAGGGGGGCGTTACTTGGGGTTTTGAGAcgggtgggggaggttgggttggggattgAGAATATGGGGCTTTGTACTGCTGGGTTgaatggggagggtgggcaAGTGGGGGGACACCATGGGAGGAGTCATAGTGTTTTTAGTGTGCAGGCTGGTCATcagggggatgggggggaggatccGTCTAGTAGGTTTATGGGACGGGGGTGA